AAAACGGCATCCACCGCATGCTGTGGCATTTCTCCGCTTGCCAGGCGCCGCAACACGGCACGATTCAAGGCTCGCCATCACTTCCCGCCCGATTAGGCAGGCGATGACCGGATACCAGCCCGATGCCATCAAAGCCGGGCAAAAACTGCTGCAGCGGCTCCGGCCTGTCGGGCCCGCTGGAAATGGCTGCAGCGCGTGTGGCCTGCAGCCATTCGTCCGGAATGGCCAGGTTTGTGGCTCCACCCCTCTGGGTCACGCAGTGACATACTTTGCCATCGTGCAACATGACTGCAAATACGGCAAAGCCGCCAATGGCGCCCCTGCCCAGCAATTGGGCCGCAAGCACCGCTGCACGTACTGATTCTCCCGCATTGGCGCCGCTGGCGGCTATTCCAATTGTCATAAAAAATCCATTGCAAAGTTTATTGAACGACAAAACAGATGCGTTATGCCAAATGTGACCGGGTGGTCATATTTAAATGCTAACACCATGGCGTTCGAAATCACAAGCGTAATTTTCTAGGGAATACCCGAATTAAATATGTCAGCCAGGACGCATTCGAACTTAACCAGAAAAGAAAGACCCAAGCAGGTTCCCCTGGCATTGAACGCACCAATATGCCTGTAGCAACCGTGAACTGCGGCACTGTTTTTTCATGGATGCAGCTGCGAAGCCACGGTGCTTCACAGCGACCACAATAGCCTGTAAATGATGTCTATTTACGTCAATATGACGCTAAAGCCTTGCACCATCACCAAATGCCGGTTGTAATTGACCGATCAAGCACATGCAAAGGTCCGGCCAATGTTACAGCGCATCGTTTTTGTTTTCTTGCTCTTTGTCTCTGCCCCTGCGCTTGCTGCGTGCGATAGCCCCGTCAAGTTCGCCGCACTGACCTGGGAAAGCGGTCAATTTACCAGCGCGGTATTACGCCTGATCGCAGAACACGGCTACCAGTGCAAGACTACAGAGGTGCCCGGCTCGGGTCCTGCTCAGGAAAATGCCTTGTCGCAAAATGACATTCAGGTGATTGGTGAAGTGTGGGTCGGGCGCTCCGAAGTGATGAACAAGGCGCTGCAGGAGAACAAGGCCGCCATGGTGGGCGACACGCTCAAAGGCGGAGCCCAGCAAGGTTGGTACGTGCCTGATTATGTCTGGGAGCAAAATCCGCAACTTCGTTCCTACAAGGATCTGGAGCGCTTTTCAGACTTGTTTCGGGATTCAGCCAGCGGTCCAAGGCCACGCTTCATGAACTGTCCGTCGGGCTGGACATGTGAGATATTCAATACCCGCCTGCTGCGCACGACTGGCCTGGATAAGACATTCGATAATGTTCACCCCGGTACGGGCGCGGCACTGGATGCGGAAATTTCGTCGGCTTATGAGCAGAAAAAACCCCTGCTCTTTTATTACTGGCAGCCAACGGGATTGATGGCCAAATACACCTTCAAGGCGCTGCAATTTCCGGAAAATGAATCGGAATGCTGGAGCAGCCTGCTGGAAAAAGACGGCGACAAAAACTGCGTCACGGGCTTTCCGGTATCGAAGCTGTCGATTGCCGTATCCACACCGTTCAAGGAGCAGCATCCTGATCTGATGCAGTTCTTTGAAAAAATCCAGTTCACTCCCGATCAATTGAATGGCGCCATTTTGCAGATGACCGAAAGCAAACGCGATGGCGCCCGACAGGCAGAACAATTCATCAAGGAACATCCGGAAGTCTGGCAGGAATGGGTCAGCCCCGAAGCGGCATCACGGCTGCAGGCATGGACTGGACAAACAGCAGAGGTCAGCAGCATCTTCCCGGACTGGTCCATTCAGGACAAGCTCAATAGCGGTCTCAAGTCTGTGGTGGGCACCTATGGCGAATCGTTTCGGCAGGTTAGTGGATTTCTTACCCGCTATTTGCTAAGTCCGACGGTGCAGGCGCTTGCCGCGATTCCGGCATGGCTGTTGATTGTCCTCACTGCTGCGTTGGCCTGGCATAGCACACGCTCAATTATTTTCGCGGTGGCGTGCGCCATCGGACTGTACGTGATTGGCGCCTTCGGCTTGTGGGCGGCCTTGCTGCAAACGCTGGCGCTGTTAATTTGCGCAGTTATTATTACAGTGGTCATTGGAATACCCATAGGCATTTTCGTGGCGGCTCGTCCGCGCTTCTATCGTGTGCTGCAACCGGTGCTGGATGTCATGCAGACGATGCCAAGCTTTGTCTATCTTATTCCTGTGCTAATGCTTTTTGGCCTGGGCAATGTGCCCGCGCTTTTCGCAACAGTGATTTACGCCATCGCGCCGCTTATCCGGCTGACCGCACTGGGCATTTTGCAAATCAGTCGCGAAATGCATGAAACCGGAACGGCATTTGGCACAAACCGCTGGCAAATGCTGCGCTGGGTCATTCTGCCGCTGGCCAAACCCAGCATCATGGCGGGCATCAACCAGGCGGTCATGATGTCGCTCTCGATGGTTGTGCTGGCCTCCATGATCGGCGCACCGGGTCTGGGTGAGCGGGTACTGGAAGCGGTGCAGACACTGAACGTCGGCCAGGGTGTACAGGCCGGCAGCGCAATCGTCATTCTGGCGGTGATCATTGACCGCATCACCCAGCCTACGGCAACCGCAGGAGAACACGATGAATACAGAGGCCATTGACACGACTGCAGGCATAGTCCCGACCGGCGCCGGCAGCCCGGCAAGAGACGAACATTTCATTCGTCTGCAGAATATCAACAAGGTGTTTGGCGAGCGCCATGGCAAGGCTATGAAATTGCTGCATCAGGCTCGGACAACGAAGCGATTACCGCTGAAACCGGCTGTCATGTGGCGTTGAGAAATATCAACCTGGATATTCCTTCCAATGGCATTTACTGCATCATGGGGTTATCGGGCTCTGGTAAATCCACCTTGCTGCGGCATATCAATCGGCTGATTGATCCGGACACCGGTACGGTTCAAATCCAGGATGTAGACGTGACCGCTTTGTCGATTCCCGATCTGCAGAAGTTTCGCCAGAAGCGCATCGCCATGGTCTTTCAGCACTTTGGCCTATTGCCGCATTTTACCGTGCAGCAGAATGCCGAATTTGCTCTGCGCGTGCGCGGTGTACCCAAGCGTGAGCGTGCCGAACAGGCGCGCTACTGGCTTAACGAAATGGAACTGTCAGGCTACGAGGCGCATTATTACGATGAGCTCTCCGGCGGCATGCGACAGCGGGTCGGCCTGGCGCGTGCACTGGCGGCCGGCACCGATATCCTGCTAATGGACGAACCCTTTTCAGCACTTGATCCGCTGATCCGGCGCAAGCTGCAGACATTGCTGCTGAACTTGCAGGACAGGCTGAACAAGACAATTGTGTTTATTACCCATGATGTGGAGGAAGCCCGGACACTGGGTGGTACGGTTGCGCTGCTCAATCAGGGCAGCCTGATTCAACAAGGCAGCCTGGAGCAAATGACGGCCAACCCGGCAGATGACTATGTGGCCAGCTTTTTGACTTCGTCGGCCGAGGCATCATGAGCGCGTCCAGAGATTTTCTGGAGTATGTGCTGGATCTCCTCGCGCCGCTGGGGCCGATCACCACACGCAGAATGTTCGGCAGTGTCGGACTATATCTTGACGGACGAATGTTCGCCATCGTCAGCGGTGAGGACCGATTCTATGTCAAGTCCGATAATCAGACCCAGGGGCAGTTCGACGAAGCAGACTGTCCTGCACTGACCTATACCACGACAAAACCCAACGGGGAAAGCAAGACAGTCGCGCTTTCGTTTCGTGCCCCGCCCGAATCAGTCCTGGATGATCGTCAACAAATGCTGGACTGGGCGCAGCTTGGCTTGGAAGCAGCTGCACGTGTACCGGAAAAGAAACAACGCGCACGCTCAGGCGGCTCGCCTACCAGTGCATACCGACATCGCAAATGACGGCAAGACCTCAGGCCTGCGCTGCTCAGGACAGATCGCAGCCCCGAACAGCGCACCACGCTAAATGCAATTTAATACAGCACTTCCGGCAACCAGAGACCGATTTTAGGGAAGACATACAATAGAATCAGCGCCAGTATCTGTATGCCCATGAAAGGCAACATACCCATGAATATCTGGCTCAGCGTCACATGCGAGGGCGCAACGCCCTTCAGATAAAATGCAGACATAGCTACGGGCGGTGAAAGAAATGCGGTTTGCAAATTGAGCGCCACCAGAATACCGAAAAACAGCGGATCAATATTGTAATGAGCGAGCAAAGGCAGGAATATCGGCATGAAAATAACGATAATTTCTGTCCACTCCAGCGGCCAGCCCAGCAAAAAAATCACAATCTGCGCCAGTATCATGAACTCCAGTGGCGTCAGGTCCATGGACACGACCCAGGTGTTGATAATTTCCTGTCCGCCCAACAAGGCAAAGGCGGCAGAAAAAATACTGGAGCCGACAAAAAGCCAACATACCATGGCACTGGTTTTTGCCGCCAGATACACAGACTCCTTGAGCATTGGCATATTCAGGCGTCGATAGCACAGGGCCAGCAAGATACCGCCGAAGGCCCCCATGGCCGCAGCCTCGGACGGTGTAGCAAAACCGAACACGATACTGCCCAGCACCGCCAGAATCATAATGGCTAGCGGGAAAAACGACGCCAGCAGCATTTTGAAAATTTCCAGCCGGGCAAAGGTGAACCAAGCGTAGAACGCAATCATCAACGCCAGCCCGACAGCAAACACAATCCAGAAGGTCGGCGATACGCCTGGCACGTCGGCCTCTGGCGCGGTTGACGTGCCAGTTGCATTCTGTTCAGGCTGCGGCGGCGCTGCGCCCGGGGGCTCTGCAACCGTACCCGGTGGCTCGGAAACGCCAGCCGACGGTTCTGCCAACGAAGCGCCAGGCGGCTCGGCAAGTGAGCCCGGGGGCTCGGCCAGTCCCGAGCCTGGGGGCTCCTGCAAAGAACCGGCATACTGCACTGTTGACGGCGCATTGAGCGAGCCCATTTCCGCCAACACGCTGACCTGTTGCTTGGACGGCATTGAAAGGTTGTAGCTAAGGGCGATCACGCAGGCGAACATGAGGGCCGGAATCAGGGTGATGAACAGTTGCTTGAGTATCACCGAGGCAGCAATACCGCTGTTGCGTTCGCCCTTCAGGGCGCGCACCAAGCCGGGGAGCGCCTTGTTGCTGATGCGGTTTTTGATGTTGGCAGCAAACTCAGGCAAGGCAATCCGCCGCTCTTCTTCAGGCAGGGGCGCGCCCACGCAGGTTTTATCTTTGCCACCAGGACAATATACAACACGTACATGCCTGCAAGCATCAGACCCGGAAAGAATGCCGCCGCATATAATTTGACAACCGATACACCCGCCACGGCGCCATACACAATCAACAAAACCGAAGGCGGAATCATAATCCCCAGGCAACCGCCTGCGGTAATCACACCGGCCGATAGTTTGACGTCATAGCCTGCCTTGAGCATCGCGGGTAACGCCAGCAGGCCCATCAGCGTGACCACGGCCCCGACGATACCCGTGGCTGTCGCAAACACAGCACAGGTAATCACCGTTGCCACCGCCAGCGATCCAGGAATCCTGGCCATGACCAGATGCAGGCTTTTGAACAATTTCTCGATCAGGTTGGCGCGCTCTACCAGATAGCCCATAAAGATGAACAGCGGAACGGCAATCAATACGTCATTTGTCATGACGGCGTAAGTGCGCAACACCATCAGATCCAGGGTCTGTTCTATGGCAAGCTTGGGCCCCATTGCGCGATAGGCAAACAGCGTGAAAATGACGCCCATACCCATCAGTGTGAACGCGGTGGGAAAACCAAGCATGATGGTGACCACAATCAACGCCAGCATCAACAGGCCCAGATGGCCATTGGTAATATCGGCCGGAGCTGGCATGAAAATAACCAGGGCCCCCACAATCGCAATCAGAATACTAATACCGAACCAGGCCTCTTTTCTCATGCTTTATCCCCTTTTCTTGCGATGTACTGGTCGGCTTCCTGAATATCAGCATCGGTCACGTTGACCATATCTTTCAGTTTATCAACGTCGACTTCTTCAACGTCAATTTCTCGGGAGGGCCAGTCGCCGTCACGCAGGCACTGCACGCAACGCACAACCTCGACAATGCCCTGCATGATCAGTGCAAAGCCGGCAATGGGGATGATTGCCTTGAATGGATAAATAGGCGGGCCATCTGCAGTAATGGTCGAATGTTCATTAATGGCAAAAGACTCGGATGCATAGTTATATCCGGCCCACACCAGCGCAATGACCCCGGGAAAGAAAAACAGGATATATAGGATAAGATCAAGCAGTGCCTGCACGCGAGGCGGAAAGAAACCGTAGAGTACATCACCGCGTACGTGTCCGTCCTTGCCCAATGTATAGGCACCCGCCATCATGAATAAGGCGCCATACAACATATTCATTACATCAAACGACCAGGCGTGCGGGTTTTTGAAGACGTAACGGGAAAAAACTTCGTAAGTGACAAACAGCGTGAGAATCAGCGCGCACCAGCCGAACAGCTGTCCGATCCAGGTATTGACCTGATCAATACGGTGGAGAACTCTTTTCATTAACAAACTCCTGGGACAGAGCAATAAACAATCCCTTGCGCCGAATGCGAGTCGTCATCCGGTCATAGCGACCTGCACGTCGACGCGACAGGAACCGGCGCCGGCATGCATTGCCGGCGCCATCCGGGCGCCTAGCCCGCAGCCTTCTTCACAAAATAATGGTTGTAGGCCATACGACGATTGTTATTGGTATCCATGTCCCAGGCTACCGCCCGCTCAGCGAACTTGCGTTGCGACTGTTCAATTTCCTTGAACAAGGCATTGTTTTCCGCTTTCTTGGTAATGATGTCGTCCCAGGTGGTCAATTGCTGTTGCAGGATGGCGTCCGGTGTCTTGTAGAATTTGACGTTGTCCTCTGTTTTGAGCTTGATATAGTCCTGGGAATAACGGTCAATCGCTTTCCATGACATATCGGCCGAGGCCGCTTCAACCGCATTCTGAATAATCGCCTTCATTTTGTCTGGCAGGCTGTTGTACTTGTCTTTGTTGAAGGTAATTTCAAATGTCTCGGAAGATTGGTGAAAGCTTTGCAGCATGCACACTTTGGAGACATCCGGGAATCCCAGCAAGCGGTCTGACGATGCATTATTGAACTCGGCGCCATCGAGCAGGCCGCGATCCAGCGCCGGTACGATTTCGCCACCGGGCAACGCGTTCACAGCTGCACCCATGGCGGTAAACAAATCAATGGCCAGACCATTGGTGCGAAATTTCACACCTTTCAGATCCTCTGCCTTCGCAATAGGTTTCTTGAACCAGCCCAGCGCCTGCGTTGGCATGGGACCGCTCAGAAAGGATACGACATTGCCGCCGATGGAGTCGTACAGTTTGACCAGCAGCTCCTTGCCACCACCGTATTTGTGCCAAGCCAGCAGCATATTGGCGTCCATGCCAAATGCCGGTCCCGACGAAAAAAGAGCCAGCGCGTTCTGCTTGCCGTAGCTGTAACCCAATACACCATGCCCACCGTCCAGCGTACCTTTGGATACGGCATCGAGCAAGGCAAAAGCCGGCACCACGGCACCCGCAGGGAGCACTTCAATAGTGAGCTCACCACCGGTCATGTCATTGACTTTTTTCGCAAAATCGTTGGCATACTCGTGGAAAATATCGACAGTTGGCCAGGTACTCTGAAAACGAAACTTGATCGGTGTCTGTGCACTGACAATAGCTGGAAATCCCATCCCCACCGCAGCGACCGAGCCGGCGGCCGCTCCTCCCAGAAACTTGCGACGTGATGATTTTGGTGTTGCTGTCTGACGTTTTTTTGCGATGCGAGTTGTCATAATTGTCTCCTTTGTACCTGTAATCTAATCATTGTTTATCATTTTTCATACATGTTACAAACTGCGACTGCAATGAAGTTTATACGCACAGATTCCGGTGTTGTCAAGAACATTCAGACATGTGTAAGTGCAGTTGTAATTTGCTAACTTTCGATGTAGGCCAATGGCGTTGGCTCAGCACCTGCATGATCCTTCCCTGGTGGGCGCCACAAGGCCACCCTGGCGGCCCGGCAAGGCAATTACAACTGCAATATATACAGGAAAACCCCCATGCCCCCGCACCGCGTCTGGACAATTGCGCAATGCTGTCAAATAATCAACATCAGGCGTTTTTCCGTCCATTTTATTTTCACTGATTCTTTCCTATGCCTGCACAACAATACCTGTTTGACGTTGCCCTTATCGGTGGCGGAATAATCGGCTCGGCCACCGCCTACCATCTTTTACAACAGGAGCCACAACTGTCGGTTTGCGTTATTGAACCAGACCCCGGTTACGAGCTGGCCTCGGCCTTGCGCTCCTCAGGCGGCTGTCGCGTGCAGTTCACCAGCGCCGAAAACATCGCCATGTCGCTGTACAGCATTGATTTCATCAGAAATTTTGAGCATACGATGGCCACCGCACAACATCCGGCGCCAGTCGATTGGGTCGAGGGTGGCTACCTTTTTGTCGTGCCGCCCGAAGACACCAAAAACCTTGAGAGAAACGCCCGCTTCCAGCAATCCCAGGGTTGCATGCTGGACCTGCTATCGCCAGTAGAGTTAAAAGACCGATTCCCGGCCATGTACGTGGACGATCTGGGTGCAGGCGTGCATACGCCCCAAGATGGCTGGTGCGACCCGTATGGATTGCTTTGGGGCTTCCGTCGCAAAGCCATAGAACTTGGCGCGCAATACATTGCCGACCGGGTTGTAGCGGCCGATCACGATGCAATCAAGGCAAAGTCGGTCACCTTGAGCACCGGGCAGGTGATTCGCGCCGCATCGTTTGTCAATGCTACCGGCGCCTGGTCCGGCGATGTCGCCCGATTATTCAATATGTCATTGCCGATAGCGCCGGTGCGGCGCTTTGAGCATTACTTCACGCCGGGCAGTCACGTGGGCACTTTACCTTATGTCAAGGATACGGCCCGGCTGGCCTTCCGTTCCGAGGGACAGGGCTATTCCGGCGGATTGGTCGATGGGGATGTGCCGCGTGGCTATAATTTCGAAGTTGATCACCATAACTTCGAAGATGTGGTCTGGCCGGCAGTCGCCCATCGCTTTCCGGCCTTTGAGGCGGCCCGTTGCCACCGCAGCTGGGCCGGGCTGTATGAAGTAAACGAATTGGACGGTAACCCGGTGATCGGCGCATGGAACTCGCGCCTGCCTAATCTTTATACCGTAGCGGGTTTTTCAGGGCATGGCATGATGCACGCGCCTGCGGCTGGTCGCGGCATTGCGGAGCTGATCGTTCACGGCCGGTTCCAGACTATTGATTTGTCTCGCCTTGGCTATGAAAGGTAGAGCAACACAAACCCTATCCTGAACAGGGTATTCTCTGAAGGCGACAAAACGATCGTAGTGTTCAGTTTACACTAGCCCTTTATGGCAAGGAAACACATCATGCCCTGGCGTGAATTATGCGTCCAACCCAGCGGGCACTACCGCCCGCTCACGACAATTTCATCGCCGATCGCATAAAACTGACCGCCGGCGATATAGTGCAGCGTACGCAATGCAGGGTCGGCGCTGGCGAACTCCCAATGCCCATTGCGGAAAACGCGGCTGTCGGCCCAGGCGCCAATGATTTCGGCAATAAAAAGGTCATAGTGCGCCTGATTGTGCGGCTCCGGAATCAGCCTGCAGGCCAGCCAGGCTGCGCATCCCACCACAAAAGGCAGATCAAATCCATCCATGCGAAACAGCTTCGTGCCAGCGGCTTGCAACTTGCCGGGTTCATCATTCAGACCATGGTTTCCCACATAGTGAGTCATCTGCGCCTGTGCAACTGTGGGTATCTGTACGACAAATGTACCGGCATTCTCGACGAGCCTGCGTGTACACGTACTTTTATCGAGCACGACGGTCAGCTTCGGAGGCGAAAAATCAAGACCACAAGCCCATGCTGCAGCCATGACATCCTCCACGCCGTCATGGGCGGCAGACACCAGGATCGTGGGGCCGTGATTGATCAGCCGATAGGATTTTTCCAAGGGAACGGGTTCGATATACTGATTCATAATGCATCCTGCGAATAATCATGGAGCGCTGGCACGTCTAGTCAGGTTTGATGGCTTTGCGCCTACCGGTTCCACCGAATTGAACACCCCGTTCACTTTTGGTGAAGTCAGCGTTTTTCATTGACAAATAGACTGACCGTCTGCTGATCGATACTATTGGTCATGAAATGTAGACATATACATGACCAATAGCATTATAAATTCAAACATAATCAGGACGAGACATGACACATGGCTATTTGATTAAAGGCATGCTGGCAACTGCATGATGGCACTTATGGCAGGTGCAGGCGCGGCCCCAGCACAGTATCCAGCCAAACCAATTACGATTGTGGTTGGCTTTCCTCCGGGAACATCGACCGATGCCATTGCCCGTATCCTTGCCAATAAAATGAGCAAAGACCTGGAGCAGCCTATCATCGTTGAAAACAAGCCAGGCGTGGGCGGCAGCCTGGGGGCCGGCCTGGTTGCCAAGGCCAGGCCCGATGGCTATACCCTGGTGCTCTCGGCCACCGCACCCATGAACATCAATCCGCACGTTTACAAGTCCCTGACCTATGATGCGACAAAAGATTTCGAACCGATAGGGCAAACGACCTGGCTACCCTATGTGCTGGTCACCAACAACAGCAAAGGGTTAAAAACCTTTAAAGACCTGATCGCCTATGCAAAAAGCAACCCGGAGAAACTGACCTTTGCCTCTATCGGCAAAGGCACGACCAGTCATCTGCTGATGGAATTACTGATGAAGGAGACAGGCACAAAAATGGTGCACGTGCCCTATTCTGGCAGCACCCAGTCCCAAACAGACGTGATAGGTGGCAATGTTGATATGACATTTGACACCGTCGTGTCAGCAATGCCCCACGTCAAAGCTGGCAAACTGAATGGCCTGGCCGTCAGCGTAGCAAACCGCGCCAAGCTGGCGCCCGACATTCCGACCATTCAGGAACAGGGCTTGCCTAATTTCAACATGGGCGCCTGGCTGGGAGTATTCGCCCCCAAAGGCACGCCGCGCGACATTGTGGATAAGTTGCACACCGAATTGAATCGAACGCTCAGCGATAAGCCAACCAATGACAAACTGGTGGCGCTGGGTTCCGAAGTCGTCATGAGCGAGACGCCCGAGGCCTTCGGCAAAATGGTTCAGGAAAACTATGACACCTGGGGAAAAATTGTGAAAGAAGCAGGAGTAGACCAAAAATGAAATACAGCAATAGCGAATGGGAAGCCCGGGTTGACCTGGCGGCATGCTACCGGCTCATGCCGCTCTTTGGCATGAGCGATCTGGTATACAACCATATTACTGCACGCATTCCCGATACCGATGACGAGATACTGATCAATCCTTATGGCTATATGTATGAAGAAATCACAGCTTCCAGCCTGATCAAAATCAATATAAAAGGCGAGGTGCTCGATAACCCGCACGCAGATGGCACTAGCATCAATCAGGCCGGATACGTCATTCACAGTGCCGTGCACGCATCGCGCCATGACGTCGGTTGTGTCATTCATACCCATTCTCGGGCGGGAATGGCCGTATCTGCAATGGAATGCGGTTTGCTGCCAATTACGCAGACGTCAATGCGCTTTAAGGACATTGCCTATCACGACTACGAGAGTGTCGCCATCGACATGGATGAGCAGCAGCGCCTTGTAGCCGATCTTGGCCACCAGGACGCAATGATTCTGCGCAACCATGGATTGCTGGTGGCCTCGCCATCCATTGCTGAAGCATTCAACGCCATGTACTGGCTTGAGATGGCGTGCCGGGCCCAGGTTGATGCATTGGCCGGCAACACCAAGTTGATTATCCCTTCAGCAGAAGTAGTAGACAAAACACATCATCTGTACCAACCCAGCGTAAGACGTCCATTCGGCATCATGGAGTGGCCGGCCATGCGTCGGTATCTGGATCGCCGCGATGCGAGCTACAAAGATTGAAACGTATGACCGAAACCTGTCAGAACACACTGTTCGATTTCCGCAATCAGGTGGCGTTTGTCACCGGTTCGACCCGCGGCCTGGGCTATGAAATAGCTCAGGGTTTGGCACAAGCCGGCGCAAAGGTTATTGTTCACGGTCGTGATGAATGCAGCGCACAAGCCGCGTCCCGCAAACTGGAAGCCCTGGGGCTGGCGACAGACTGGGTGGCATTTGACCTGGACGATCGGGAGGCCTGCCAGCGCGCCTTTGAACAAATAAGAGATAGCCATCAGCGTCTTGATATCCTGGTAAACAATGCGAGCATCAGAATGCGTCGGCGATTGCAGGATATTGATGCCATGGAGCTCGAAGCCATCACCCGCACCAATATTCTGTCTACCATTGAAATTTCACGTGCGGCCGTCTCCCTGATGAAGTTAAACCATTACGGACGAATCATTACGATCAGTTCAATCGCAGGACAAATCGTTCGTTTTGGCGATTTTATCTATCCGGTAACCAAACAGGCGCTCAATACCGTGACCCGCTCGTTAGCGGTCGAATTTGGGCGGGACGGTATATTGAGCAATGCCATCGCACCGGGGACTTTCGCCACTCAATTTAATCAGGCGTTGATCGAAAACCCCGACAATATTGCCAAAATGCAGGAACGTAATCCCCTGCAACGCTGGGGTAATC
Above is a window of Advenella kashmirensis WT001 DNA encoding:
- a CDS encoding SDR family oxidoreductase, yielding MTETCQNTLFDFRNQVAFVTGSTRGLGYEIAQGLAQAGAKVIVHGRDECSAQAASRKLEALGLATDWVAFDLDDREACQRAFEQIRDSHQRLDILVNNASIRMRRRLQDIDAMELEAITRTNILSTIEISRAAVSLMKLNHYGRIITISSIAGQIVRFGDFIYPVTKQALNTVTRSLAVEFGRDGILSNAIAPGTFATQFNQALIENPDNIAKMQERNPLQRWGNPVEIVGPVLFLASAAASYVNGQVLAVDGGFSISF